Below is a genomic region from Leptospira yasudae.
GTCGTGTTTTTTTACGATCCTTCTGGAAATGTCCAAACCTAAGCCGCTTCCTTCTCCCGGTCCTTTGGTCGTAAAAAACGGATCGAATATTTTCTCCCGAACGTCGCGCGGAATCCCGGGTCCGTTGTCCTGAATGGAAACTTTGACATCGTCCTTTCGATCTTCGATGGAGATTTTGATCTTTCCTTTGAACCGCATCGCCTGCAGCGCGTTGTAGATAAGATTGGTCCAAACCTGCACGAGATCGTCCGGATAGGCTTCGATCGTTGGTCTGGTCGGAAAGTCCAATTCCACATCCACGCCGCTTTTGATTTTATTGTGATAGATCGTTAGAACGGTTTCGATGTTCTCCGCAAGATTGGTGAGAACCTTTCCTCTGCTTTCTTCCGTGTCGATATGCGCGTAGTTTTTGAGAGCATATACGATCTTGGAAGTACGGTCCACAGCCAATCGGATCGATAGGATATTTCGATACGTATGAATTTCTTCTAATGCGAATTTGATCAACGGATAACGCGCCGGATCGGAAAACAATGCCGAGAATTCTTCCAGAGCAAGAGGAAGCCCGTTGTCCAAAAGACGATCCGCAATATCGTGCGGATTCTCGAATCCCAATTCGGTTAACTTCGATTTGATGGAAGCCATCGCGGCTTTTTTGTTTTCTCGCGAAAGCATCGCTTCCTTGCTTTCGATCCCTCTGCGGATCAGTTCCGAAAGATCGTGAATGAATTCCGAACTCACCTTAACGAACTCGGGACTCAACGTTTCCATTCGATCCGCGGAAGAATTCAAATACGCGCGGAGTTCTCCGCTGAGAGCCGCGATTGCGCCTAACGGATTGTTGATCTCGTGCGCGATCCCCGCGACGAGTTGTCCGAGTGCGGCCATTTTTTCGGAAAGGATCAGTTGTTCCTGCGTCTTTTGGAGATTCTCCAGAGCCTTTGCCAATTCGGAAGTTCTCACCTTAACGGCCTTTTCCAATTCTTCCTTGGCTTCCTTTCTTTCCGCGTTTAATAAAAGCTGGGTGACTTGTTCGGCGACCGTGACCACGAATTGTTTTTCGTATCCTTTCCATCTTCGCTGCTCTCCGCGGTGTTCGAGACAAACGACCCCTTTGATTTTTCCTCTAAGAAAAAAGGGAGCATCGAGAAGGGAACTGATCCCGTTCGGTTTGCTATACGTTTCCGCGAGTTCGGAAGTTCGCGGATCTTGAATCACATCGGACGCGTCGACGAAACGATCGCTTCGAATCGCCTCGAAATAAGTCGGATACTCGGACATGTCCAATTCAATCCGAGGCATATAGGCCTGATCTTTACGATCCCAACCCGCAAACATCGTCCATAGATTCGGATTTTCTTTCGGAAAGATCCAAATCGAAACGCGGTCGCAATCCGCGACCTCCGATACCATAAGAACGATCTTTTTCGTCCCCGCTTCCAGATTTCCGGACGCGAATTCCGAATCGGTCGCAATCTCCATCAGCGCCTGCGCGTGTAAGGCGATTCTTCTTGTTTGTTCTTCCCGTTCTCTGGAGGCGGCCTTTTGTTGCGTAATATCTCTTGTGATCGCGATCGCGATCGGTTCTTCGCCGATTTTGATTCGTCTTGCGGAGAACAGTGTGTCGACGATTTCTCCGCTTTTCTTCTTAAATTGAACCTCGTAGTCTCGGATGATTCCTTCGTCTCTGAGAATCGAGACGACCTTATCCCTTTCCCGAGGATCGTTCCAGATGCCTATGTCGATCGGAATCTTGTCGATCACTTCCTCTTTGGTATATTTGAGCATCTCGGAGAAGTGTTCGTTGACTTGAACGTAGCTTCCGTTGGAAAGATTGTTGATCGTGATCGTATCGGGATTCATCTCGAAGATCATTTCGAACAGATCCTTGCTTTCCTGCATCTTTGCGAAATATTCGTTTCGCTCGAGTTCCATCGCCTTTTTATCCGTTACGTCGATGAGAAGCGCGAGCAACATCGGTTTTCCGTCCAACTGAAAAACCCGATTCCCCGATAATACGTGCTTCACAGTTCCGTCCGAGGTTTGAATCGTGGCCTCGAGACTCGCGGTCCAACCCTTCTCCTCCAATTCTTTTTTGAGTTTCGCACGATCGATCGGAGTTCTCCAGATTCCGAGTTCCATCGAAGACTTTCCGATGATCTGCTCTCTCGTATAACCGATCAGATCGCAATAGGATTGATTGATTTGTCGATAGATTCCCGTTTCCAATTCGGAAAGGGAAACGGCGGCGGGCGTAAGCTGAAAGAGTTTTTCAAAAAGGTCCTTGCTCAGACGAAGTTCTTCGTCCAATCTTCTGCGGTCTTCCTCGGACTTTTTCTTTTCCTCTATATCGGTCGCAAGAGAGATAACCTGTTTTCTTCCGTTGATTTCTATGATTCTCGCCGAATAAAGAATCGGAACGACTTCCCCGTCCGAAGCCTGATAAACGGATTCGAGATTTTTCACTTCTCCCGTTTTGGAAAGAGCTTCGTAGACTTCAGCTCTGAAATTTCCGGACTTATCCCAGATATGAATTTCCGGCGTCGTCTTACCGATCACTTCTTCCCGGGTGCGTTTTGCCATTTCGAGAAATCGTTCGTTTACGTCGACGATCGTCTTTTCCTCCCAGTCGGTGACGACTAACGCGGAAGGAACGAGTTGAAATAACTTTTGAAAAAGGCTTTTGCTCTTTTCGAGTTCCTGCGCGAGATTTTTCAGATTGGAAGCCGACTCCCTGAGATCGGAAATATCGTGACCGATGGAAAGTATTTTTTTCTCTCCGAAGGATTCGATCATTCTCGCGGAAAATAAGATCGTCTTAATCATACCGTTGAAAGTTTTCAGCTTAACTTCAAGGTTTTGTACGATTCCTTTCTCCCTCAAATTTTGAAAAATCAAAGCTCTGTCTTCGAGGTTGTAGTAAAACCCGAGATCGAGCGGTGTTTTGTTCAATACTTCTTCTTTCGTTTTGCCTAAGTATTCCAAAAACCTTTCGTTTACTTCTAAATACGTACCGTCGTCTTTCGATAACGTGATCGCGGATGGATTCATCCGAAAGATCTGACTGAGGATCTCTTCCTTTTCCCGGACCTCGTCCAAGAGTTTTTGTTTTTCCCGTTCTTCCTTGATCCGATCCGTCATCGGAACGGTGATGCTTAAAAGAGCGGTCCTTCCTTTGTATTCGATCGGCTGCGCGGAAAAGAGCGCCCAAAATTCTTTTCCTTTCGTGGTTCGAAACGGAATCTCGACGCTGTCCACGAAGCCGTCCCGTTTCATGATCGAAACGATCGTTTCGCGAACCTGCGGCGAAAACCAAACGCCGAGTTCCAAGGTGGTCTTGCCTACGAGCTGATCGTAGTCGTATTCGATCTGTTCGCCGAACTTGCGGTTTACTTCCAGAAGTTTTCCCGATCCGATTTCGGAGATCGCCATCGGAAACGGATTGAGCACGAAGATTCTCCGTAGAGCTTCCCATCCTTCCTTGATTTCATCGTATAATTTTTCGCGGACTTCTTCGTTTCGTTTTTGTTCGGAGATGTCGCGGATGATTCCCCAAATCGCCACCGGCTTTTTGGAATCGTCCTGAAGCACGTACGTCTTAACGCAGATCGGAACCGAACTCCCGTTCTTACGAACGTATTCTTTTTCGAATTCCTGAGAATAACCGGAAGAAAGGAGATTCTCTTCGAAGTCTTTTTGTTCTACCGAATTCCAGTGAGAAGGAGTTAAGGACCAAAAGCTCTTCCCCCTCAGATCTTCCAGAGAATAACCCGTAAGAGTTTGAAAGGCGGGATTCGCTTCTAAAAAATTTCCTTCGAGATTTGCGATCGCGATTCCGTCCCGACTGGTTTCGAATATCTGCCGAAAGAATTCGGAATTAAGCAAATTTGAATCTAAGGTTTTCATGGGTCGGGCGACGGTTCCGCTTCTATTTAAAAGACGTTTAAATATTAAAGAGAACTCGAAAAAGGAAAAATCATTTTACACGGGATTTTCGATTTTTTCGCGATTCAGTTCCGATTATGGAGCGGTAACGCAGCGAAGATACCAGTTCGAACTTTTTCCGTTCCCGCCCATGAGTCCGCTCGTAAAGAAAACGGCAAATCCGTAGGTCAGGTTGTTCCTGGCCGTGGACGAACTCCAATAGTATTGGGAAACGGTTCCCGGAAAATAGGTCGCATTGATCGCGGGACTTACGCCGGTATAATCTACGATGCTGAGAAGTTCGTTGATGTTCGGGAGTCTCCAACTTTTACCCGCGAGAGAAAGAGAAGAACAATAACTGAGAGCGCCTTGCCATGTGTTCGTTCCGCCCGAACCCGCACCGCCCTGCCAAAGCAAACCGGTTCGATTGTCCGTAACGGTTCCGTCACCGTTATTCGTATAAGAAGGCGCAGAGAGAGAAGTTCCCGAAACGCAACGAACTCCGTACGGGCTGGTTCCGTAGTTCAATTGATCGTAAAAACCCGCGTTGATTTGAATGTGCCAACCCGTTGTGGAGGGGCTTCCCGAATACGGAGTATCGGAAATAAAATTCACGCTCGGGTTTCCCGGAAACGCGGAAGAATCCACGGCCGTATTGCTTTCGATATTCGCGAATCGTTCGAGTTCGAAAATCGAAGGCATTCTCCAAGTCGTGATTCCCGCGTACCCCGCACCCGAGTTCTGCGCGTTCAACGCGGCGCAATAAGTCGGCGCGCTTGCGTACGTAGTCGCGGTCGCGGTTCCGGTCGAGCAAGTAGGTCCGCTCAAACCTTCGGCACAGGTTTTCCAAATAAGCCCGCGGACCGCATCCAAGGTCGTATAATCGTTCGTATAAACCGAATGCGCCGTGGGACCGATATAACTTCTGTTAGACGGAAGATCCAGAAAATCCCCGTCCTGACGCGGATAGGTTCCGTTACCGCAGGAGATGTTGGTGGTTGCATCGTAACAGAGCGTTTGTCCCGTATCGGAAATCTTATCCGGAAAAATGGACGGTAAAATCGGGGGAAGTCCGCAGGAAGAATTTTGCCCGAGCGCGCAACGAAGAATCACGCTGTCCCACCAAGCCTTGGAATACGGGATTTCGGGATTGTATGGTTCCTTTCCGGGATCACAGGCAATCAAAAACAAAAAGACGAATAGAAAAAATCCCCGGGACATATCTTTCATTGTAACAAACCGAAAAAACGTTTAGTCAACATCTTTTTGATAAGACGAAATATTAATCCGACATGGATCGTTTTATAAATCGTCAGGATCGATTTTTTTCGCGATCGAATTTTTAAAAGAAGTTCAAAAACGGAAAGGCGACTTGTTGAGGATCAGCTTACGACGGAGCCGTTGTTTTCCTGAATGACGTGACCGTCTTCTAAGATCATTCGGATCAAACGCGTCATCTCGACTGAGTATTCCACGTTGAGATGTTTGGTCACACCCTCGCAGAATCCGTTGATGATGAGAAGTTTCGCGTCGTCTTCGGACAATCCCCTCGATTGAAGATAAAACAGCTGATCTTCGTCGATCCGCGAAACAGTCGCTTCGTAGTTGAGCGTTCCGTTTTGACCGGAAACGTCGTTGTACGGATACGCGTGCGATTGGGAACGATTGTCCATCATCAAACCGTCGCACTTAACGTGAGAGTAAGAATTCTCCGATCCTGCGGTGAACTTAACAAGACCTCGGTAGGAGTTGATTCCTCCGTCGAGAGAAACACCTTTTGCTAATATATTGCTTCGAGTATTTTTACCGACATGAATGATTCTCGCGCCGGTATCCTGGATCTGTCCTCCGCCCGCAAACGCAAGAGAAAGAATATCTCCCGTGGAATGATCGCCTTGCAGAACGATTCCCGGATATTTGACGGTGTTCGCTCCGATGTTCACGTCCGTCCAAGTGATATGCCCTCTTTCGTGGCATAACCCGCGTTTGACGGTCCAGTTGTACATGTTCTTCTTCCAGTTCTGGATCGTAGTATAAAAGATCTTCGCGTTTTTGTGTGCGATGAGTTCTACGACCGCGGTGTGAAAGTTCGTGCCCTTGTCTTGAACGGAGGAACAACCTTCGGAGTATTCGATCTCCGCTCCTTCATCAGCAATCAATAATGTTCTTTCATACTGACCGGACGAAGCGGCGGTGACTTTGAAGTAAGCCTGAAGAGGCATCGGAGTTTTCACTCCCTTGGGAACGAACGCGAACGAACCTCCCGAAAAAACGCAGCTGTTCAAAGCGGAGAATTTGTTGTCTCCGACGCTCACGACCGTGCCGAGATATTTGCGTACGATGTCCGGATATTCTCGGATCGCCGTGTCGATGTCGCAGAAAAGAATTCCGAGTTCGGTTAATTCTTTTTTTACGTTTGCATAAACGGTTTCGGAATCGTTCATCGCTTCGATTCCGGCGAGATATTTGCGTTCGTGTTCCGGGATTCCGAGTCGTTCGAAGGATTTTAAAACTTCGGGATCGACCTCGTCCCAGGATTTTTTCTTTTGCTGATTGGAGCCGATGTAGTGCGTGTAAGAATCGATGTCCACGTTGAAGTTGGGAAAGAATCCCCAAGTCGGCATGGGCTTTTGTTCGTAGATTTCAAAGGCTTTGAGACGGAATTCAGTGAGCCAGCCGGGCTCGTTCTTAATATGAGAAATGGATTCAACGACCTTGCGTGTGAGGCCTTTCGGAAAATTATCCGGACGATAATAGCGATCTTCGGGAAGAATTTCTTTTTCCAGAACTTGTTCCATTTTCATCTCCTAAGTCGCGACCCATAGGGAGCGACTTGCTGAGTTTATCGCGACCCATAGGGAGCGACTTGCTGAGTTTATCGCGACCCATAGGGAGCGACTTGCTGAGTTTATCGCGACCTAAAGCCCTGTTCTAAAAGATTAGACTGAGATTGCGACTCATAAGAACAATCCGCTGCCTAATTGCAACCCCTTGGAGGCAAATCCATCGCATTTTCGCGATCGGGAAGCAGAACAACAATATCAGAACTATCTTACGAAATTCAGCGCTTCTGAAAACCAGAATCCGCAGGCGAGCGCCTGCGGACAGAAAAAAACCGTGAACTTAGTTCACAGCGGAGAAATAGTCTTTGGACTTTTGAGGGTCCGCAACCATCGTTTTCTTTCCTTCATCCCAGTTCGCAGGGCAAACTTCGCCGTGTTTTTCCACGAATTGGAACGCTTTGATCAGACGAATCGCTTCGTCAATATTACGTCCCACAGGAAGATCGTTGATGGTAGCTTGACGGATCACTCCCGCCGGATCGATGATGAACGTTCCTCTCAGAGCCACGCCACCGTCCGTAAGAACGTTGTAGTCTCTGGAGATGGACTTCGTAAGATCCGCGATCAGAGGAT
It encodes:
- a CDS encoding PAS domain S-box protein, giving the protein MKTLDSNLLNSEFFRQIFETSRDGIAIANLEGNFLEANPAFQTLTGYSLEDLRGKSFWSLTPSHWNSVEQKDFEENLLSSGYSQEFEKEYVRKNGSSVPICVKTYVLQDDSKKPVAIWGIIRDISEQKRNEEVREKLYDEIKEGWEALRRIFVLNPFPMAISEIGSGKLLEVNRKFGEQIEYDYDQLVGKTTLELGVWFSPQVRETIVSIMKRDGFVDSVEIPFRTTKGKEFWALFSAQPIEYKGRTALLSITVPMTDRIKEEREKQKLLDEVREKEEILSQIFRMNPSAITLSKDDGTYLEVNERFLEYLGKTKEEVLNKTPLDLGFYYNLEDRALIFQNLREKGIVQNLEVKLKTFNGMIKTILFSARMIESFGEKKILSIGHDISDLRESASNLKNLAQELEKSKSLFQKLFQLVPSALVVTDWEEKTIVDVNERFLEMAKRTREEVIGKTTPEIHIWDKSGNFRAEVYEALSKTGEVKNLESVYQASDGEVVPILYSARIIEINGRKQVISLATDIEEKKKSEEDRRRLDEELRLSKDLFEKLFQLTPAAVSLSELETGIYRQINQSYCDLIGYTREQIIGKSSMELGIWRTPIDRAKLKKELEEKGWTASLEATIQTSDGTVKHVLSGNRVFQLDGKPMLLALLIDVTDKKAMELERNEYFAKMQESKDLFEMIFEMNPDTITINNLSNGSYVQVNEHFSEMLKYTKEEVIDKIPIDIGIWNDPRERDKVVSILRDEGIIRDYEVQFKKKSGEIVDTLFSARRIKIGEEPIAIAITRDITQQKAASREREEQTRRIALHAQALMEIATDSEFASGNLEAGTKKIVLMVSEVADCDRVSIWIFPKENPNLWTMFAGWDRKDQAYMPRIELDMSEYPTYFEAIRSDRFVDASDVIQDPRTSELAETYSKPNGISSLLDAPFFLRGKIKGVVCLEHRGEQRRWKGYEKQFVVTVAEQVTQLLLNAERKEAKEELEKAVKVRTSELAKALENLQKTQEQLILSEKMAALGQLVAGIAHEINNPLGAIAALSGELRAYLNSSADRMETLSPEFVKVSSEFIHDLSELIRRGIESKEAMLSRENKKAAMASIKSKLTELGFENPHDIADRLLDNGLPLALEEFSALFSDPARYPLIKFALEEIHTYRNILSIRLAVDRTSKIVYALKNYAHIDTEESRGKVLTNLAENIETVLTIYHNKIKSGVDVELDFPTRPTIEAYPDDLVQVWTNLIYNALQAMRFKGKIKISIEDRKDDVKVSIQDNGPGIPRDVREKIFDPFFTTKGPGEGSGLGLDISRRIVKKHDGRIELESEPGRTIFHVILPKK
- a CDS encoding DUF1566 domain-containing protein, whose product is MKDMSRGFFLFVFLFLIACDPGKEPYNPEIPYSKAWWDSVILRCALGQNSSCGLPPILPSIFPDKISDTGQTLCYDATTNISCGNGTYPRQDGDFLDLPSNRSYIGPTAHSVYTNDYTTLDAVRGLIWKTCAEGLSGPTCSTGTATATTYASAPTYCAALNAQNSGAGYAGITTWRMPSIFELERFANIESNTAVDSSAFPGNPSVNFISDTPYSGSPSTTGWHIQINAGFYDQLNYGTSPYGVRCVSGTSLSAPSYTNNGDGTVTDNRTGLLWQGGAGSGGTNTWQGALSYCSSLSLAGKSWRLPNINELLSIVDYTGVSPAINATYFPGTVSQYYWSSSTARNNLTYGFAVFFTSGLMGGNGKSSNWYLRCVTAP
- the sufB gene encoding Fe-S cluster assembly protein SufB; translation: MEQVLEKEILPEDRYYRPDNFPKGLTRKVVESISHIKNEPGWLTEFRLKAFEIYEQKPMPTWGFFPNFNVDIDSYTHYIGSNQQKKKSWDEVDPEVLKSFERLGIPEHERKYLAGIEAMNDSETVYANVKKELTELGILFCDIDTAIREYPDIVRKYLGTVVSVGDNKFSALNSCVFSGGSFAFVPKGVKTPMPLQAYFKVTAASSGQYERTLLIADEGAEIEYSEGCSSVQDKGTNFHTAVVELIAHKNAKIFYTTIQNWKKNMYNWTVKRGLCHERGHITWTDVNIGANTVKYPGIVLQGDHSTGDILSLAFAGGGQIQDTGARIIHVGKNTRSNILAKGVSLDGGINSYRGLVKFTAGSENSYSHVKCDGLMMDNRSQSHAYPYNDVSGQNGTLNYEATVSRIDEDQLFYLQSRGLSEDDAKLLIINGFCEGVTKHLNVEYSVEMTRLIRMILEDGHVIQENNGSVVS
- a CDS encoding peroxiredoxin; this encodes MPQVTSLAPDFKAEAVLGKEIKEVKLSDYKGKWVVLFFYPLDFTFVCPTEIIEYDNKLAEFKKLGAEVLGVSVDSAFTHLAWKNTPKKEGGIGDIKYPLIADLTKSISRDYNVLTDGGVALRGTFIIDPAGVIRQATINDLPVGRNIDEAIRLIKAFQFVEKHGEVCPANWDEGKKTMVADPQKSKDYFSAVN